The following proteins are co-located in the Castor canadensis chromosome 5, mCasCan1.hap1v2, whole genome shotgun sequence genome:
- the LOC141423096 gene encoding relaxin receptor 2-like: MDSVQCRLVGFLAMLSTEVSVLLLTFLTLEKFLVIVFPFSNIRPGKRQTATILICIWIVGFLVAVIPFWNEDYFGNFYGENGVCFPFHCDQAERNGSKEDSLGIFLGYVLAMHTLGDM; the protein is encoded by the exons ATGGACAGCGTGCAGTGCCGTCTCGTGGGCTTCCTGGCCATGCTGTCCACGGAAGTCTCCGTCCTGCTGCTGACCTTCTTGACTCTGGAGAAGTTTCTGGTCATCGTCTTCCCGTTTAGTAACATCCGTCCAGGAAAGAGGCAGACTGCGACCATCCTCATCTGTATCTGGATAGTGGGATTTCTAGTCGCTGTCATTCCCTTTTGGAATGAGGACTATTTTGGAAACTTTTATGGGGAAAATGGAGTATGCTTCCCATTTCATTGTGACCAGGCAGAGAGGAACGGAAGCAAAGAGGATTCCCTTGGAATTTTCCTCG GATATGTTCTGGCCATGCACACTCTGGGAGATATGTGA